The following nucleotide sequence is from Cellvibrio sp. PSBB006.
CCTGATTCTTGCCACCAATATTGCTGAAACGTCGCTGACCATTGCGGATGTGACATTGGTGATTGATTCCGGCCTGGTGCGCCGCGCCGAGTACGAGCAGCGAACGGGTATCACGCGTTTGCGCACGGCGCGTATCAGTCAGGCCAGTGCAGACCAGCGGCGCGGGCGGGCAGGGCGGGTTCAGGCGGGCCACTGCATTCGTTTATGGTCTCAGGACCAGCCATTGGCACCGGCTGACTTGCCGGAGATTCGCACCACCGATTATGTCCCGTTAGTGTTGCGCCTGGCCCATTGGGGAAGTGGGGCAGATCAATTGAACTGGCTTGAATCACCGAATCATTTGGCGATGGTACAGGCGCAACAACAGTTGCACTCCTGGCACCTGCTTGATGTACACGGCAAAGTCACCGTGGCCGGCGAACAGGTCAGCGAGCTGGGCACGCATCCTCGTATCGCCGCCCTTTTGCAGTCGATGGTTCATGAAGGCGTATTGCCGGAATCTGCCTTGTTGCTCGCACTTGCTTTGCATTTTGAATTAAATCCTGCCGCAGACATGCCAAGCTGGTTGGCGGAATCTGCGCAGGAACTGCAACGACAAGCGCATTGGCGTTTGCGAAGAAAACGTTGGCTTGCCGTGCTCCATGCGCAGGTAAAACCGCAATCAGTTTTGCCAGCACAGCAACTGGCGTTGTCCTTCAGTGATCGCATTGGTTTTCGGCAGGATTCAGGCCGTTATCGCTTGAATTCAGGCATCAGTGTCGAACCTACACACGCCCTGAATACTGCCTGGGCGATTTTTCCGGTTATTCAACCGCGTGCAAAAGGCCACGCTGGTTTGGGGCTCGAATTGACCTTGACGGCCGAGCAGCAACGCCAACTGAGTCAACGTCAGAGTTATCTTGTTTTTAAACAGAATCAATGGCAACGCCAGTCGCTATGGAAGATGGGCGGTGTGGTTATTGCTGAGCAAACCGATGTTATCGCCAATGATGAACTGGCGCCTGCATTGCTTGAGCATGTGCAAACAATCGTCGCGGAAAAAGGCTTGCAAGGTTTAACATGGTCTGCCAATGCAGAGCGACTGTTGCAGAGTGCAAGGTTGATTGCACGCTATGATCTGCTGACTCTTCCACCGCTGGACGACGCCAGTCTGGTTAGTCAACTTGCGTCGTGGCTGCAGCCTTTTTTAACGGCTCAAACGCAGCTGGACGCATTGCCCTGGCGTGCCGGGCTTGAGTTCTATCTCGGTTATGAACATTGCCAGAAAATTCAGGCCATCCTGCCTGAGACAATCCAATTGCCCAGCGGTCGGCATGTGAACCTGACATTCGCTGCCGATGCTACACCGGAAATATCCGCCAAGTTACAAGAATTTTTTGGCTGCAGCGATCTGCGCCTGGCAGACGGCCGTATACCTTTACGTATTCATTTGCTATCGCCAAATGGCAGTTCTCTGGCCATTACGACTGATCTGGCCTCGTTCTGGCGACAGGCTTATCCGGACGTGAAAAAAGAAATGCGCGGTCGCTATCCTCGTCATCCCTGGCCGGATAATCCGTTCGACCATGTGGCAACGGCGCTCACAAAAAAACGATTGCAGCATAATCCGCCGTCGTGAAGTTGGCGGATTTATCCTTATGTCTATCGTCTATGTTCGTTAGGGCACTTATCGCTTAAATTGCTGTGGATCTCTCACTCCGGCGAGCTAAACTTGGCTATACTTTAAAGCGTTTCTGCGCGATATCTGACTTGGGGCTTGAATCTGTTTATCGACAGGTGATGGGATGAAAAAAATCGCTGCGGCTTTTATCAGTTGCCTTGCTGCCTTCGCCCATGCGGATGACATGTCCTATTGGAATGATACGTTATCCGCAGAAGACGTCGCTTATTTTGATGAGATGTTGCGCGTCGACTCCTCCACTACCCCTGTTATGTCCTCTCCTGAAATCAACGCTGAATGGCGCTTGATCAGCCATCCACAACCTTCCGTTGAAGTTGGTTCACGTTACGCATTATCCGTTGTTGAGGTTGCTTATCCCGGGCAATATAGCGACGTCGTCTATAGCTTCACCGAGAAAAACCTTAACGATAATCTCGCGGTATTTCTGCAAGTCAGTCACACTGAAAACAATGCTGCCCTGAGCCATGAATATATTGGTACCGGTATCCTGGTGAACAATCGGTGGCGCGCCGGCGACGGCATTGGTTTGGGTATTGCCCACGCTCGTTCCAGTGATCTTCAACAACATATTTATCCGGACTGGGAATCCGCGGAGATGGCCTGGGAGTTAAGTTATTTTGGCCATCTGCTCAATCGGCTGAACGCTCAAACCAGTGTGTATTACATCCAGCATCCTGTCCAGAATGTCGAAATCAGTGACTCCATTGCGGCGCAGCTGCGTGTGCATTTCAAATTCTGATAGCGGTTTCCAACCGTTCTTTAATATAAATTTTCTTTTTTCTGAACATATTTCTTTGAAAGAGAATATGGCGCATCACTTTTCTTTCTGCCAAATTTAACCTGACTTTTCAGCATCGTTGTACCTGATGCTTGAAATGGTCATGGTGAACGTGTAAATGTAACGTCACGCGCTGCCGTCATTTTTTCTCGCGCTGAGTGCCCTGATTGTTTTTATGAATAAAAATAAGTAGTCAGTCAGGGTCGCGTTGATGTGGGAAAAATTTCGCGTTATCAATGAAAAATAATTTTAATGGTTGACAAAGCAGCGAAGGTTTTTGCGCTGGTTTCTTGCCGGATCACGGTTGGTAGATGAGCCAGGCTTTGTCATGGAAGCAGCTGTTGATATTGAGTTGACAGCAACCACCTATCCTAAGGAATGTATGCAATGAGAACTCCCTCTCTGGTGCGATTATTTTTTTCATCTTGTGTTTTTCTTGGTTTATCGCTTTCAATGACGCAAACATTTGCATTTTCATCAGCATGTAGCAGCTTGTCTTCGGCATGCTGGGGTGGGCCATCAAGCGCATCAAACTCTTCACGTTCTTCAAGCTCTTCGAGTTTTTCAAATACTTCAAATTATTCAACCTCTACAAGCTATACATCGGCATCCGCATCTACGTCGGCTTGCGGCATATATTCAACCTCCAGTTCCAGTAGCTCCAGCAACTCATCGGCGGCGAGCGTTCAGTGTGCCATTGCCAATGCTAACGCCTGGAATACCGGTTACGACTTTGCGGTTAACGTGACCAACACCGGCACAGAAGCCGTCAGTGCATGGGAGGTTTATATTGCGCTGGGCGAAGGCCATACCATCGGTAATACCTGGGGTGCGGATGTCTCGTTGGATGGGCAGATTATCACCGCCGAAAATCTTCAATGGAACGGCACTTTGCAACCGGGCCAGAGCACAACATTTGGCATAAACGGCACGCATCCGGGTGCATTTGTCCAGCCGCAATGCATATCAGGCTCCTTACCTAATCGTGCTCCGAGTGCCGGTGTTGAGGTCGATGTTTACGGCCCTACCGTATTCGTAGATGCGCGAACCTCGACGGACCCTGACGATAATCCATTAACCTACGACATTGATTTTGGCGATGGTGAGGCCATTCGCTACAGCAACGCCTGGCATACCTACAGAGCAGCTGGCGATTACACCGTCACAGTGACTGTTTCCGATGGAGAACTGACAGACATTCACACCGACGTTATTACGGTGACGGAATACACTGGCGGCAATCGCGCGCCGATTGCGATGCTGGCAATAGGGTCTGACCGCGGGCGTATCTATGGCCGAGCCAATGCAGCCTTCGATGAAGACGGTGATGCACTGACTTATATCTGGGATGTGGGAACCGGTCCCACCACCTCAACCAGCCCTTCCTCGCCGGGCCGTTATGTTAATGGTGGCGCTTATGTCACGGTGACTGTGAGTGACGGCGAATTAGCCGATACCAAGCAAATGTTTGCACCGGCTAACTGTACTTATTGGTATGACTTCCGCGCATCGGCTAATTTCGAGTATCACCTGGACAATATGACCGTATATGTCGATGCGCGTGATTCAGAGGCGGCATATAACATTAACTGGACTTTCGGTGATGGCACGACGAGCAATGATCTGGTCACGTCGCATACCTATGCTGAACCGGGAATTTATCGCCTGACTCTCTCGGCATCCGGCATTCCATTTTCTGACACTGAAGCGGTGACTTTGATTGTCGGTGATGTGCAGGATAATGAACCGCCCATTCCCGCGTTGGTTTGCGAAGAATCCACAATGGATTATATCGATGGTCCCGTGACGACGTGCGATGTGTCGGGCACGCTTGACCCGGACGGCGATTATCTGACATACATCGTTGATTGGGGGGATGGTTCTTCCAGTGGTGTTGCCTCATACACAAGGTTCGCTCATCAATACGAAGAGGCAGGTGATTACGTCATTACCTTAACGGTATCAGACACATTGAACACGGTGACTGAGCAATTTAACTGGACATCTTCCGGGCAAATAGATGAACCCAACGAACCGCCGGTGGCGGCAATTGCCTGTACCGAAGTGGAGCGTGCGGTAGAGCAACCCGATGGATCAAGTGTTGAACAATATTTCACGGCGTGCAGTGGTGTAGGAACCGTCGACCCAAATGAAGACGACGATCTGGTGTTTTCCTGGGAGATGGGTGATGGCGCAACCTATGAAACTACGCGTTCCATTGATACCGTTTTTCATCAATATCAAGTTGCCGGCAGTTACACGGTCACCATGACGGTAAGCGATGGTGAGTTCACCGACACCATCACGCGCGAGGTAGCGTCCAGTGGTATTGAAATTCCAGACAACAATACACCGCCAACGGCTTGCTTCCGGATTATTCAAAATGCCATCTATCCGCCGCCCTTGAATGCTACCTTTGACGCGAATTGTTCATCCGATGTTGACGGTGACACCTTGACTTATCAGTGGGAGTTCGGTGATGGCTCTACCGCAACCGGCGTGATTACGTCCCATCAATTTGCCAATCCCGGACGCTATGAAACCCGCTTGACGGTGAGCGATGGCCGCGCATCGCACTCTACTACTCATACGGGCATTTATGGGGCTGTTGGCACGGCGCAGTGTGAATATGTTTTGACCAGCGAATGGAGCACGGGTTTTACCGGTGCGGTGCGCATCACCAACGAGGGCGTTGCCCCCTTGAATGGTTGGCGGGTGGAATGGCAGTACGCGGGCGGTGATCGCATCAGCGGTGCGTGGAATACGCAATTCTCTGGAAATAATCCCTACACGGCCGCCAGCCTCGGTTGGAATGCAGTAATACAGCCGGGACAAACAGTTGAATTTGGTTTCCAGGGTACCAAGCCTGAGGGAATTGCAGCCGAAGTTCCCACGGTTATGGGTGCAATATGTGAGTAGTGAATACATGATTTGCAACTAAGCGTAATGAAAACCGGCACAAGCAGTGCCGGTTTTTTTGTGCATGTGAAACCGCCGGGGTTTATGAATTATTGTGGTAGGTCTGGCCGGGGGATTTGTAATTTATAACCCACGCCGTAAACCGAATGAATAATCTCTTCTTCAGTCAGTTGCAGTAATTTTTTTCGTAATTTGGTGATATGTGAATCCATGGTTCGGTCATTGACGACGCGGTGATCGTTATAAGCATGTTTCATCAGTTGCTCGCGGGAAACAACGCGTTCCTTGCTGGCCATCAAGGTTTCCAGCAATCGGTATTCAACCGCTGTGATCTCAACCTGCTGCTCACGAAAACGTACCGATAGGGTCGATTGATCAAGGTAAAAATGTGTATCGGCCGTTAAGGGCTGCGTGCGTCGCAATACCGCTTTGACGCGGGCAACCAATTCCCGTGGGCTATAGGGTTTGCAGATATAATCATCAGCACCTAATTCGAGGCCCAGCAACCGATCAATTTCTTCGACCTTGGCCGTCATCATGATGATGGGAACTTGCGATACGCGGCGAACTTCCTGGCAAATGCTTAAACCATCCTTGCCAGGCAGCATTAGATCCAGCAATACCAGGTCCCAGTGTTCATGGAGGATTTTGTGTAAGGCGATCTGTCCGTCGCCGACGAGGGTTGTGTCGAACTCCTGCGCGCGAAGATAATCCTGCACTATCTCGCCCAACTCCGGTTCATCTTCCACGATCAAAATGCGCATCATAATTATCAGGCTCGTGATATAGGCAAGGTAACAGTAACGGTTAAACCGCCTAACTGACTGTGGGTAATGTGGATGGTTCCTTCATGCGCCTCAACAATATTGCGACACAATGTCAGGCCTAAACCGGCACCTCCGGTAGCGCGATTCCGGGAAGATTCAGCACGATATAAACGTTCGAATAATTTTTCATGCAGTGAGTCATCAACGCCCGGCGCGCTGTCATCAAGAGTAATTAAAAAATGATGTTCTTCACGGTGCATCTGCAATCTGACATTGCCGGGCGCCTGGGTGTAATTGAGGCTGTTTTGTAACAGGTTTAAGAACAATTGATGCAAGCGTTGCGGGTCACCAAAAACCGGTGCATCCCCCGGCGGCAAGTGCGCGACAAACGCCAGCCCTGCATTTTCGAAACGTGGCTGCATAATGTTCACCAGTTCCTGCAAGAGCTCGTGTAAATCGCAGGCTTGTTTGCGGTATGTCAGGGCGCCGATGTCGGTGAGTGAAAGATCATAAAGGTCATCGACCAGATTGGTCAGGCGCCGGGTGTGCTGTTGCAGTCGCGCAAGCGCTTTTTGGTCGAGCGCCCGAACGCCGTCCTCCAATGCCTCGATATCCGCTTGCAGAACAGCCAAAGGGGTGCGCAACTCGTGGGATATATCGGCGACCCAGCGCCGCCGGGCCTGTTCACTTTGTTGCAGCGAATGACCCAGATCATTGAGGTGTTCTGCCAGCGTTGTCAGCTCATCTTCACCCTTGAGATGAATTTTGTTGTCATACTGGCCCTGGCTCAGTTGCTTGATATGTTGCACCAGGGCGTGGATGCGTTTGGTGAGAAAGTGTGACAAGGGCAGGGCGGACAACAACGCAAATAAAAACGCCGCGACGGCAATCAATGCCATGTTGGTAGTCTGGTCGCCGGCAAATTCGGCATCGTGCAGGTCGCGCAGGGCCGGATTCAACGGCATTCCCAGATAACCGACGGTACGCGAATTAACCTGCAATTTATGGCGATAAATATCGCGGCGCATGCGCGGATCGCCCGCGACAAGGTTTTGTTCTTTGTCGAGCAACACCACCGCGCGGAACAACGCGCTGACCCGCCGGCTGACGTTAATCGGCGGCGCCATCCCGTCGGGCGGGGTGCCGGGTAACGCATCGGGTGGCAAACGCCGGCTCCGGAAATTGTCCATCATAAAAACGGTCAGGTAATCGGGCCAGGCCTCGGGGTTGCTCCTGAACCAATCCCAATTGCCGTGCTCCTGATAATGTTGTTCCAGCTTTTCAATCAACGGCGCCGCACGGGCAATCTCTTTTTGTTCAATGTAATGCCAGAAACCCCGCTCGAAACTGAAACTGAAGAATGCATAGAGCGCACCGGTCAGCACGGCACTGGTAGCTAGTAAGGCGAGGAAGAACTGGGTTCGAAGTTTAAACATGCCTGGCTCAATCTTGTTGCCGTCAATTTTGCAGTGTGCACTTATGCAGGGTGTGCGATCAATGGCTGGCCCGCTTCCTGCGGGGCTAATTGAATATTAACCCCCTATGATTCTGCGAGTTAAGATGGCGCGTCTTTTCAGGTTTATTCATCCGCGGTTTGTTTTGAGCGCAAATTACGCCATTTATTTTGCGTATTTCGCGTTGTTAGGTTTGCGCGCGACGCAGAAAATGGCGAAATGAAAATAGGCAAAGTACTCAGACAACACCGCAACGCCCAAGGCAAAACCTTGGAGGCGGTATCATTCGTGGCGGGCACCGATGCAGGTAATCTGTCGCGTATCGAGCGGGACGAGCAGCGTCCGTCGCTGGACTTATTAGAAGAAATTGCCCGTGCGTTGGGGTTAACGGTTTCTGCAATATATGCTGAGGTGGAAAGCCAGGCGACAGCCGTCAAGGAGCCGAGCGATCGCTATAAAACGGACAAAAAACGTGCCGCAGAGCTGGAAAAACAGGTTAATCAGCTAACCCGTTACTTTTGTTCGCTTTCTCCGGAAGGTCGGGATTTGGCTCTGAATCTGGTGCAAACCCTCAAGAAAGCACATCCCGCGCGGGACGAGAAGACATAGCTGCCCCGACTTGGGTTATTGCGGATTGCCGAGTAGAATGCCAGCCCGATTCGGCTTGCTTTCTGTAGCACCGCCCCCACTATTTCATCTACTGCGCGCTTGCCGCACCCACCGCAAACAGAGGTCAATTACGGTTATGGACGTTTTGGAAACGATCAAGCAACAAATCACCGAAAACCCGGTCATCCTTTACATGAAAGGATCGCCAAATGCTCCCCAGTGCGGTTTTTCCATGCGCGCATCCCAGGCGCTGATGGCCTGTGGCCAGCGCTTTGCCTATGTTGATGTGCTGACCAACCCCGACATTCGCACCGAACTGCCCAAATTCGCCAATTGGCCGACCTTTCCACAATTGTGGGTAAAAGGAGAGTTGGTTGGGGGATGCGACATCATCACGGAGATGCACGAAAAAGGTGAATTAAAAACCCTCGTCGATGCCGCTGTGGTCAATTAACTGCTGGCGGAAAAGCCAGGCACTGCTGGAACCGGATTGTGTGACGCAGGTGAAAACGCCTGTTCCAGCCCACGTGCTGACTGAAACGGTCACCTGCGTCAATTCAAAACAATCCGCTCCAAAAATAAATTCCGATTAGCGTTACCGCCCCAACGGCGCTAAATATGCACAGTGCCAGGCCAAGCAGACGCTTGCGATCATCGCTGCGTTGATCTTCCTGGTCGCGCAACAATTGATGCGCACGCCAGGCAATATCGCGGGATTTCAGCAGTTTTAACTTGATCTTGTTAAGCGCTGTGATATCGGCAATTATTTTTTGCTGACTTGCCGGGTCGCTGGTTTGCGCGCGTTGCGCATGCAGGTTTTCCAATTGCTGTTCCAGCTCGGCTATTTTCTGGTCGATGTTAGCGGACAGCTCATTGATCTTCATAATTGGGTGCTCTTGCGTCAAACGGTGGCGTTTACCTTAGCAGATATCCGCCGTTGGGGGTGTGTAAACAAACACGCTTTACTGGCTCGTTCATAAACCAGGCGGGCTTGTTATAATCGACATCTTTTTTGTGGGTATGGCACCCGCGTGATCTTTCCGATTCTGGAGTTATCAGCTTTCGTGGATAGAAAAACCGATCCTCAATTTCATATTTCGTTTTATGGCCCGCGCTATTGGTTTACCTGGCTAGGCTTGGGCTTTTTTAAATTGCTAGCGAGCCTGCCGGTATCTATCAGTATGCGGCTGGGTGTGGGCATAGGTTATTTGTTTTACTACTTGGCCCGCCCTCGTCGCCATATCACTGAGGTAAATATTGCGCTGTGTTTTCCAGAGTTAAGCGCGCAGGAACAAGACCAGCTGGTGCGTGGAATCATGCGTGCGGTTGGCATCAGCGTAGTGGAAACGTCGATTGCTCTCTGGGGTAGCGATAAGCAAATCAAAGGTCGTTATACCATCAAAGGTGTAGAGCATATCGAAGCAGTGCAAGCTGAAGGTAAGGGCATTATCTTGATGGGCAGCCATCAAACGACGCTTGATTTGGTGGGGCGTATTTTATCCAGCCATATTACCTTTGATGTCTTGTACCGGCGTGATCCCAATCCGTTGTTGTCCTATATGATTTCCCAGGCGCGCGAACGGTTTGCCACATCCGCCATCCCCCGCGACGATACCCGCCAATTGATCAGGAATCTGCGCAAGGGACATTCTGTGTGGTATGCCCCGGATCAGGACTATGGTTTAAAGCATGGGGTTTTTGCACCTTTTTTTGGTGTGAATGCGGCGACGATTGTGGGCACCGGGCGTATTGCTCAAATGGGTCAGGCAAAGGTGATTCCCATGTCGTATTACCGTAATGCCCAGGGGCATTACGAGATCGAGTTTTATCCACCGCTGGATAATTTCCCCAGCGGTGATGACGTGGCTGACGCGACCCGCACCAATGCGGTTATTGAAGAAATCATCCGTCGTCAGCCAGACCAGTATCTTTGGGTTCACCGACGCTTCAAAACACGGCCGCCTGGCGAGCCCAGTTTTTATCGGAAGAAGCGCTGAAAAATTTGGTTTGGTTACACGGCCCTTGCGACAGGTGTATCACCGGCAGCGCAGTAATTTTTTAAGGGTTCCCCAAAAAAGCCGTCACGCGTCAACAGGATATGCTATAAGCCCTTGCATGGTTGTAATGCATTCCTTGAGGAGCAGCACTGATGTTGAGAATGTTCAAGATTCAAGGTACCACCTTGCGCGAAGTTCCCGCGCAACAGGAAGAGGATACCAAGGTTGCACTCGCCAATGCTGTTTGGGTTGATGCCCACGAACCGAGTGAAGAAGAACGTGAAAATCTCAATACGTTTCTGCGCGCCGAATTGCCAGAGTCGGATGACGTAGAGGAAATTGAATTCTCCGCCCGTTATTTTCAGGACAGTGCCGGCATCCACGTTCACTCGTTATTTTTGTCCCCCGGGGAATCGGGGCGGCATAATACCGTGACAGTCGCCTTTATTCTGCAAGACAAACGCTTACTGACTGTGCGTGACGGCGACTTGGCAGATTTTCGCTTGCTGCGTATGCGTGCGCGTCGCGGTCAGGTGCATGTCAGTTCGCCGCAAGACTTGCTGATTACCATGTTTGAGCAAAAGGTGGAAAACCTGGCAGATGCCCTGGAAGATATCCATCGCAAACTGGAAGAAGTCAGTCACATGGTATTGGAGGATGCCGACGCTGAGTTGGAAGATGCGATTGATCGTCTGGCCAAACTGGAAGACAGCAACGGTAAAATCCGTTTATGTCTGATGGATACCCAGCGCTCCATTTCCTTTATGCAGCGTCATTTGCGCGAACACTTTGAGTTGCAGGAAACCGCGCGGGAAATTAAACGCGATGTGGATACGCTGATGTCCCACACGGCTTTTCTGTTCGATAAGATTAACTTCCTGATGGACTCGACGCAGGGTTTTATCAATATCGAACAAAACCAGATTATTAAAACCTTCTCCATCGCTGCGGTTATCTTTCTGCCGCCGACAGTGGTAGCCAGTTTGTACGGCATGAACTTTGAGTTTATGCCTCATATTCATTGGCAGTACGGTTTCGAATTAGGTCTATGCCTGATGGTGTTAAGCGCATTGGCACCTTACTGGTATTTCAAAAGCAAGGACTGGCTGTAAGCTAAGGCGGGCAATGTCCGCCTTGTCGGTTGAACTCCCTTCTAATAAGAATCTCCCCTGTTTTATCTGCTGATAATGTGTTTCTCCTGTCTTGAGGACCCTGATGTTATGTCTGTTGTTTTTGAAGCGGTATTGTTTGATTGCGATGGTGTGCTGGTGGACTCTGAAGTCATTGCAACCCGTGCACTGCATCGTTCGTTGCAGGATATCAATATAACCCTGAGTCTGGATGAGGTCGCCACAACCTTTACCGGGCAAAGTTTTTCCCAGTGTGTCGCCTTGATTGAGGCGCATCGCGGCAGTTCGCTGCCAGAAAATTTTATGGAAGATAATCGCCGTTATTTTCGCGACATGATGGAGCAAGAGCTGGTTGCAATGCCGGGTATAAAAGAGGTTCTGCAATCGCTGACGCTGCCCTATGCCCTGGTAACCAATTCACAAGCGCGCGAGCTTGATGTGAAATTGAAGCACACAGGGTTGGATACTTTTTTCCCGCCCGAGCATCGTTTCGATACGGAAACGCTGGGGGTGGCCAAGCCTAACCCGGAAATTTACCGACGCGCAGCGGCCACGCTTGGGTTTGATATCAAGCGCTGCCTGATTGTGGAAGACAGCTTTCCCGGCGTCAGTGCCGGTGTTCACAGCGGTGCGACTGTGTGGTGTTATCGCCCGCATTTAACGCAAGAGGAACTGGATAATTTTGGTGTAACCTGTGTTTTTACGGACTGGGTGCAGTTTCTCCCGTTGTTGAATCAGGCAACCTGGTAAGCAGCTGTTATTCCTCCACCCATTCCCAGCGCAATGGCTGGCCAAAGTCATCCAGGATAACGCGTTTGCGTGGGCGAGGTTTGCGATTGCTTTTGTGAAGTGGAGGATGGGGTTTGCGGCGTGCTTCGATAGCTGCAACGACCTCCGGGACCGGAGTGCGATCTTCCCCGCCCTGGCCATCAAAGATACTGACCAGTGGACCGCGCGCGTCTTCGCGACCACTTAATCCTCGTGGGACTTCTTTTACGGAACCACCGTGATCAAGGAACTCGCTGACCTGTTGATTGAGCTCATCGCGCAATTGGCGTTTGGTTTTGATCGGTTTCATGATGCTGATCAGGTATCTCACTCGGGCCACGTTGTTTCTGGAAGATCGCCCACTCACCCGATACCAGGCCCACAGACGACCACTCAGGATACCAGTCTGCACTTTGGCAGACAAACCTGTCGCTCGCATACTGCTGGGGGTTTGGGTAAACTGCGCGTCTTTTCCTGCTTACCGGGCGCAGCGGTATCTCGTCCTCCGCCCCTCGCGGCCAATATCTTATGACCGATATAACCCTGAAAATCACCGAGATTTTTTACTCACTTCAAGGCGAGTCGAGCACAGTCGGCTTGCCGACGGTATTTGTGCGTTTAACCGGTTGCCCATTGCGTTGCGGTTATTGTGATTCGGCATACGCATTTTATGGCGGCGAGCGACTCACCCTGAGTGAGATTCTGGAAAAAGTGGCCAGCTATCGCCCGCGCTACGTGTGCGTCACCGGCGGTGAACCTCTGGCACAGCGCGATTGCACACAATTGCTGACTCAATTATGTGACGCTGGCTATCAGGTATCGCTGGAAACCAGTGGAGCCTTGC
It contains:
- a CDS encoding PKD domain-containing protein → MRTPSLVRLFFSSCVFLGLSLSMTQTFAFSSACSSLSSACWGGPSSASNSSRSSSSSSFSNTSNYSTSTSYTSASASTSACGIYSTSSSSSSSNSSAASVQCAIANANAWNTGYDFAVNVTNTGTEAVSAWEVYIALGEGHTIGNTWGADVSLDGQIITAENLQWNGTLQPGQSTTFGINGTHPGAFVQPQCISGSLPNRAPSAGVEVDVYGPTVFVDARTSTDPDDNPLTYDIDFGDGEAIRYSNAWHTYRAAGDYTVTVTVSDGELTDIHTDVITVTEYTGGNRAPIAMLAIGSDRGRIYGRANAAFDEDGDALTYIWDVGTGPTTSTSPSSPGRYVNGGAYVTVTVSDGELADTKQMFAPANCTYWYDFRASANFEYHLDNMTVYVDARDSEAAYNINWTFGDGTTSNDLVTSHTYAEPGIYRLTLSASGIPFSDTEAVTLIVGDVQDNEPPIPALVCEESTMDYIDGPVTTCDVSGTLDPDGDYLTYIVDWGDGSSSGVASYTRFAHQYEEAGDYVITLTVSDTLNTVTEQFNWTSSGQIDEPNEPPVAAIACTEVERAVEQPDGSSVEQYFTACSGVGTVDPNEDDDLVFSWEMGDGATYETTRSIDTVFHQYQVAGSYTVTMTVSDGEFTDTITREVASSGIEIPDNNTPPTACFRIIQNAIYPPPLNATFDANCSSDVDGDTLTYQWEFGDGSTATGVITSHQFANPGRYETRLTVSDGRASHSTTHTGIYGAVGTAQCEYVLTSEWSTGFTGAVRITNEGVAPLNGWRVEWQYAGGDRISGAWNTQFSGNNPYTAASLGWNAVIQPGQTVEFGFQGTKPEGIAAEVPTVMGAICE
- a CDS encoding carbohydrate porin is translated as MKKIAAAFISCLAAFAHADDMSYWNDTLSAEDVAYFDEMLRVDSSTTPVMSSPEINAEWRLISHPQPSVEVGSRYALSVVEVAYPGQYSDVVYSFTEKNLNDNLAVFLQVSHTENNAALSHEYIGTGILVNNRWRAGDGIGLGIAHARSSDLQQHIYPDWESAEMAWELSYFGHLLNRLNAQTSVYYIQHPVQNVEISDSIAAQLRVHFKF
- a CDS encoding ATP-binding protein, which translates into the protein MFKLRTQFFLALLATSAVLTGALYAFFSFSFERGFWHYIEQKEIARAAPLIEKLEQHYQEHGNWDWFRSNPEAWPDYLTVFMMDNFRSRRLPPDALPGTPPDGMAPPINVSRRVSALFRAVVLLDKEQNLVAGDPRMRRDIYRHKLQVNSRTVGYLGMPLNPALRDLHDAEFAGDQTTNMALIAVAAFLFALLSALPLSHFLTKRIHALVQHIKQLSQGQYDNKIHLKGEDELTTLAEHLNDLGHSLQQSEQARRRWVADISHELRTPLAVLQADIEALEDGVRALDQKALARLQQHTRRLTNLVDDLYDLSLTDIGALTYRKQACDLHELLQELVNIMQPRFENAGLAFVAHLPPGDAPVFGDPQRLHQLFLNLLQNSLNYTQAPGNVRLQMHREEHHFLITLDDSAPGVDDSLHEKLFERLYRAESSRNRATGGAGLGLTLCRNIVEAHEGTIHITHSQLGGLTVTVTLPISRA
- the hrpB gene encoding ATP-dependent helicase HrpB; translated protein: MMNLPELPLSLYRESFMESLQAGTLLLEAEPGAGKSTLAPLWVLDAVLDGQSVWVVQPRVLAAQALANRLAGLLGESPGETVGYQVPYDNRSSAKTRLLLMTPGILLQHLLRNPLLDGVGVVMLDEIHERAVNQDLAWALLQEVQILRDDLQLVLMSATPDPGLQRQIPQRLFAPGRCFPVTTEFLSPKQNAYGQAEKLDDHLLRALQSCPDWQQQTTLVFLPGWRDIEACAQAVLHRYPNHRIVRLHSRVTAQEQLQALDPAQGVRLILATNIAETSLTIADVTLVIDSGLVRRAEYEQRTGITRLRTARISQASADQRRGRAGRVQAGHCIRLWSQDQPLAPADLPEIRTTDYVPLVLRLAHWGSGADQLNWLESPNHLAMVQAQQQLHSWHLLDVHGKVTVAGEQVSELGTHPRIAALLQSMVHEGVLPESALLLALALHFELNPAADMPSWLAESAQELQRQAHWRLRRKRWLAVLHAQVKPQSVLPAQQLALSFSDRIGFRQDSGRYRLNSGISVEPTHALNTAWAIFPVIQPRAKGHAGLGLELTLTAEQQRQLSQRQSYLVFKQNQWQRQSLWKMGGVVIAEQTDVIANDELAPALLEHVQTIVAEKGLQGLTWSANAERLLQSARLIARYDLLTLPPLDDASLVSQLASWLQPFLTAQTQLDALPWRAGLEFYLGYEHCQKIQAILPETIQLPSGRHVNLTFAADATPEISAKLQEFFGCSDLRLADGRIPLRIHLLSPNGSSLAITTDLASFWRQAYPDVKKEMRGRYPRHPWPDNPFDHVATALTKKRLQHNPPS
- a CDS encoding helix-turn-helix domain-containing protein, with the translated sequence MKIGKVLRQHRNAQGKTLEAVSFVAGTDAGNLSRIERDEQRPSLDLLEEIARALGLTVSAIYAEVESQATAVKEPSDRYKTDKKRAAELEKQVNQLTRYFCSLSPEGRDLALNLVQTLKKAHPARDEKT
- a CDS encoding response regulator — its product is MRILIVEDEPELGEIVQDYLRAQEFDTTLVGDGQIALHKILHEHWDLVLLDLMLPGKDGLSICQEVRRVSQVPIIMMTAKVEEIDRLLGLELGADDYICKPYSPRELVARVKAVLRRTQPLTADTHFYLDQSTLSVRFREQQVEITAVEYRLLETLMASKERVVSREQLMKHAYNDHRVVNDRTMDSHITKLRKKLLQLTEEEIIHSVYGVGYKLQIPRPDLPQ